A section of the Longimicrobium sp. genome encodes:
- a CDS encoding NRDE family protein, which produces MCLIVLAIDQHPRHRLIAAANRDEFYARPTATAAWWSDAPGVLAGRDLQEGGTWMGVTRAGRFAAITNYRETAPPRADAPSRGALVADFLRGTM; this is translated from the coding sequence ATGTGCCTGATCGTCCTGGCCATCGACCAGCACCCGCGTCACCGGCTGATCGCGGCCGCCAACCGCGACGAGTTCTACGCGCGCCCCACCGCCACTGCGGCGTGGTGGAGCGACGCGCCCGGCGTCCTCGCCGGGCGCGACCTGCAGGAGGGCGGCACCTGGATGGGCGTCACCCGCGCCGGCCGCTTCGCCGCCATCACCAACTACCGCGAGACCGCGCCGCCCCGTGCGGACGCCCCCTCGCGCGGCGCCCTGGTCGCCGATTTCCTGCGCGGTACGATGG
- a CDS encoding alpha/beta hydrolase, producing the protein MLHYRKHMLSPDHEWVVFVHGAGGSSSIWYRQVREFRKNFNVLLVDLRGHGDSQPPMLKAFEGEYTFNDLVAEIIEVLDDAEVREAHFVGISLGCILIRILGEMAPERVKSMVMGGAIIRLNLRSRVLVGLGNAFKRVIPFMWLYRLFAWVIMPRRRHRESRSLFVSQAKKLCQKEFIRWFRLTYGVNPLLRLFEDRELPIPTLYLMGDEDYMFLPPVQRMVQRQTRFTRLEIIPESGHVVNVDRPELFNELSIGFIRQAALRPAA; encoded by the coding sequence ATGCTGCACTACCGCAAGCACATGCTTTCACCCGACCACGAGTGGGTGGTTTTCGTGCATGGCGCCGGGGGCAGCTCGTCCATCTGGTACCGCCAGGTGCGGGAGTTCCGCAAGAACTTCAACGTGCTGCTGGTGGACCTGCGCGGCCATGGCGATTCGCAGCCGCCCATGCTCAAGGCGTTCGAGGGGGAATACACCTTCAACGACCTGGTGGCCGAGATCATCGAGGTGCTGGACGACGCCGAGGTCCGCGAGGCGCACTTCGTGGGCATCTCGCTGGGGTGCATCCTCATCCGCATCCTGGGCGAGATGGCGCCGGAGCGGGTGAAGAGCATGGTGATGGGCGGCGCCATCATCCGCCTGAACCTTCGCTCGCGGGTGCTGGTGGGGCTGGGCAACGCCTTCAAGCGGGTGATTCCCTTCATGTGGCTGTACCGGCTCTTCGCGTGGGTGATCATGCCGCGCCGGCGCCACCGCGAAAGCCGCTCGCTCTTCGTCAGCCAGGCCAAGAAGCTGTGCCAGAAGGAGTTCATCCGCTGGTTCCGGCTGACGTACGGGGTGAACCCGCTGCTGCGCCTGTTCGAGGACAGGGAGCTGCCCATTCCCACGCTGTACCTGATGGGCGACGAGGACTACATGTTCCTGCCCCCGGTGCAGCGGATGGTGCAGCGGCAGACCCGGTTCACGCGGCTGGAGATCATCCCCGAGTCCGGGCACGTGGTGAACGTGGACCGCCCCGAGCTGTTCAACGAGCTGTCCATCGGCTTCATCCGCCAGGCGGCGCTTCGCCCGGCTGCGTGA
- a CDS encoding metallophosphoesterase family protein, with protein sequence MAAGDIAGCFWRGDEATARLLDRMGGVVAPLGDVVYPHGTDAEFRRCYGPTWGRHLARTRPAVGNHEYKTKDAGGYFRYFGARAGQAGKGWYSYQHDGWHVVVLNSEEPMEPGSEQVRWLEADLKAHPSRCTLAYFHHPRFSSGRHGGKARVSDAFRVMYDHGVDVVLSGHDHHYERFAPQDPDGREDRERGIRQFVVGTGGAPSYRLRNKPVRNSEALSNNVRGVLRLVFHGDGYEWEFVPIPGRRFEDRGRGECH encoded by the coding sequence GTGGCCGCGGGGGACATCGCGGGGTGCTTCTGGCGGGGCGACGAGGCGACGGCGCGGCTGCTGGACCGCATGGGCGGCGTGGTGGCGCCCCTGGGCGACGTGGTGTACCCGCACGGGACGGACGCGGAGTTCCGGCGCTGCTACGGTCCCACCTGGGGACGGCACCTGGCCCGCACCCGGCCAGCCGTCGGAAACCACGAGTACAAGACGAAGGACGCGGGGGGATACTTCCGCTACTTCGGGGCGCGGGCGGGCCAGGCGGGAAAGGGCTGGTACAGCTACCAGCACGATGGCTGGCACGTGGTGGTGCTGAACAGCGAAGAGCCGATGGAGCCCGGTTCGGAGCAGGTGCGCTGGCTGGAGGCTGACCTGAAGGCGCACCCCTCTCGCTGCACGCTGGCGTACTTCCACCACCCGCGGTTCAGCTCCGGCCGGCACGGTGGCAAGGCCCGCGTCTCCGACGCGTTTCGGGTGATGTACGACCACGGGGTGGACGTGGTGCTGAGCGGCCACGACCACCACTACGAGCGTTTTGCCCCGCAGGACCCGGACGGGCGCGAGGACCGCGAGCGCGGCATCCGCCAGTTCGTCGTCGGCACGGGCGGCGCGCCCTCGTACCGGCTGCGCAACAAGCCGGTGCGCAACAGCGAGGCGCTCTCCAACAACGTCCGCGGCGTGCTGCGCCTGGTCTTTCACGGCGACGGGTACGAGTGGGAGTTCGTCCCCATCCCCGGGCGCCGCTTCGAAGACCGCGGCCGCGGCGAGTGCCACTGA